The following proteins come from a genomic window of Phycisphaerales bacterium AB-hyl4:
- a CDS encoding ABC transporter permease subunit, which translates to MNDKPGRTFTGYQRRKETRLSVRVGDITARSMITIGGIGTIIAVSAVFLFLVSVAAPLFSGGRVEQSLDYDSPWATDSTQPLHMATDDHQSIGWAMTPDGMIHVFRLDTGELIHQQRVIGEDQRLTASSFGGRRGDVIFGYETGSIQRGTIQFITSYLEMADVPAEMRSRPVGELMVYEDGVIVRTPANQFRKRQVRVELDEAVPLEDPSPIVRLSHTTYAGRTMLVSYTLDGRLLLSEIRERRNLLTGEVRVQLSDRKLPFTLPQGREAPDHVAMAGLGDNIFVIWNDGHMLRYDLRDRDNPRVVEALDLVEETGETITAVSFLLGRHSLVTGDSLGRVRVWFRVPEAAAARAEAVGDAGAVARVEDDDLVAAVGRIESDGVRMVNAHELRGPTRGTAVTALGRSVGSRMLSAGYADGTVRVFQVTANNLIVETQADAVGEQGVASLTMTPRDDGVLAVTEAGVQLWRIDRRYPAVTLRSVITPVWYEDYASPQHLWQSSSGQDDFEPKYGLAPLIFGTLKATFYSMLFGLPLAVLAAIYTSEFLHRKVRSRIKPIIEMMASLPSVVLGFVAALVIAPVVEQAVPAALLAFLVVPMIVLLGGFLWQLLPYAWHVRLTNWRFAFIAMTVLIALPVAFLGGPIVEQLLFAGDIRAWLSQDVGSGVAGWFLLMMPISAIVVAVLFSRYVNPVLRERFGQQGRRAMALADLAKYGVGIVLTMLLSLLLGSLLVYGLGWDPRGGSFAFWGMDLSPLKTYEQRNALIVGFVMGFAIIPIIYTISEDALSAVPEHLRSASLGAGATPWQTAMRLIVPTAMSGLFSAAMIGLGRAAGETMIVLMAAGNTPLMEMNIFNGFRTLSANIAVELPEAAVGGTHFRMLFLAALTLFVITFAVNTFAEVVRLRFRKRAFQL; encoded by the coding sequence ATGAACGACAAGCCAGGCAGAACATTCACCGGCTATCAACGTCGGAAGGAAACCCGACTGAGCGTGCGCGTCGGCGACATCACCGCGCGGTCGATGATTACCATCGGCGGCATCGGCACGATCATCGCCGTCTCGGCAGTGTTCCTGTTCCTCGTCTCCGTCGCAGCGCCGCTGTTCAGCGGCGGACGTGTGGAGCAGTCGCTCGACTACGACAGCCCGTGGGCGACCGACTCAACGCAACCGCTGCACATGGCGACCGACGATCACCAGTCCATCGGCTGGGCAATGACGCCCGATGGCATGATCCACGTCTTCCGACTCGACACGGGCGAGTTGATTCACCAGCAGCGCGTCATCGGCGAAGACCAGCGCCTCACCGCGTCATCCTTCGGCGGCCGACGCGGCGACGTCATCTTCGGCTATGAAACCGGCTCGATCCAGCGCGGCACGATTCAGTTCATCACCAGCTACCTCGAAATGGCCGACGTGCCCGCCGAGATGCGCAGCCGACCTGTTGGCGAGTTGATGGTTTACGAAGATGGTGTGATCGTCCGCACGCCCGCGAACCAGTTTCGCAAGCGTCAGGTTCGCGTCGAGCTTGATGAAGCCGTGCCGTTGGAAGACCCCTCGCCGATCGTTCGGCTAAGCCACACGACCTACGCCGGGCGGACGATGCTCGTCAGCTATACGCTCGACGGCCGACTGCTGCTCAGCGAAATCCGCGAACGGCGAAACCTGCTCACCGGCGAAGTGCGCGTGCAGCTAAGCGACCGCAAGCTGCCGTTCACTTTGCCACAAGGCCGTGAAGCGCCCGACCACGTCGCGATGGCGGGGTTGGGCGACAACATATTTGTGATCTGGAACGACGGCCACATGCTGCGGTACGACCTGCGCGATCGCGACAACCCGCGCGTCGTCGAAGCGCTCGATCTGGTGGAAGAGACGGGCGAAACGATTACCGCGGTGAGCTTCCTGCTCGGCAGACACAGCCTGGTGACGGGCGACTCGCTCGGCCGAGTGCGCGTATGGTTCCGCGTGCCCGAAGCCGCGGCGGCGCGGGCCGAGGCGGTCGGCGATGCCGGCGCGGTGGCGCGGGTCGAAGACGACGATCTTGTCGCGGCGGTGGGGCGGATTGAAAGCGACGGCGTGCGGATGGTCAACGCCCATGAGTTGCGCGGACCGACACGCGGCACGGCCGTGACCGCGCTCGGCCGATCGGTCGGTAGTCGTATGCTCAGCGCCGGCTATGCCGACGGCACGGTGCGCGTGTTTCAGGTGACTGCCAACAATCTCATTGTCGAAACGCAGGCCGACGCCGTCGGCGAGCAGGGCGTCGCGAGCCTGACCATGACGCCGCGCGACGACGGTGTGCTCGCCGTGACCGAGGCGGGCGTGCAACTCTGGCGGATCGATCGGCGATACCCGGCCGTCACGCTGCGGTCGGTCATCACGCCGGTGTGGTACGAAGACTATGCGTCGCCGCAGCATCTCTGGCAGTCGTCATCCGGCCAGGACGACTTCGAGCCGAAGTACGGCCTCGCGCCGCTGATCTTCGGCACGCTGAAGGCGACGTTTTATTCAATGCTGTTCGGCTTGCCGTTGGCGGTGCTGGCGGCGATCTACACAAGCGAGTTTCTGCATCGCAAGGTGCGCTCGCGCATCAAGCCCATCATTGAAATGATGGCGAGCCTGCCGTCCGTCGTGCTCGGGTTCGTGGCGGCGTTGGTAATCGCGCCGGTGGTGGAGCAGGCCGTGCCTGCGGCGCTGCTGGCGTTTCTGGTCGTGCCGATGATCGTGCTGCTGGGCGGGTTTCTCTGGCAACTGCTGCCGTATGCCTGGCACGTTCGGCTGACGAACTGGCGGTTCGCGTTCATCGCAATGACGGTACTGATCGCGTTGCCGGTCGCGTTCCTCGGCGGGCCGATCGTTGAACAGCTTCTGTTCGCCGGCGACATCCGCGCCTGGCTGTCGCAAGACGTCGGCAGCGGGGTGGCGGGGTGGTTCCTGTTGATGATGCCGATCTCCGCCATCGTCGTGGCGGTGTTGTTCAGCCGATACGTCAACCCGGTGTTGCGCGAACGCTTCGGCCAGCAGGGCCGACGCGCGATGGCGCTGGCCGACCTTGCCAAGTATGGTGTGGGCATTGTCCTGACAATGCTGCTTTCGCTGCTGCTGGGCTCGCTGCTGGTGTACGGCCTGGGGTGGGACCCGCGCGGCGGCTCGTTCGCCTTCTGGGGCATGGACCTATCGCCTCTGAAAACCTACGAGCAGCGAAACGCGCTCATCGTCGGCTTCGTGATGGGCTTCGCCATCATCCCGATCATCTACACGATCTCCGAAGACGCGCTTAGCGCCGTGCCTGAGCACTTGCGATCCGCATCGCTTGGCGCGGGTGCGACGCCTTGGCAGACGGCGATGCGTCTGATCGTGCCCACCGCGATGAGCGGTCTGTTTTCCGCCGCGATGATCGGCCTCGGCCGAGCCGCGGGCGAAACCATGATCGTGCTCATGGCGGCAGGCAACACGCCGTTGATGGAGATGAACATCTTCAACGGCTTCCGCACGCTGTCGGCCAACATCGCCGTCGAGCTGCCCGAAGCCGCCGTGGGCGGGACGCACTTCCGCATGCTCTTTCTCGCAGCGTTGACGTTGTTCGTAATCACTTTCGCAGTCAACACCTTCGCGGAGGTGGTTCGACTGCGGTTCCGCAAGAGGGCATTCCAGCTATGA